The following are encoded in a window of Cervus canadensis isolate Bull #8, Minnesota chromosome 11, ASM1932006v1, whole genome shotgun sequence genomic DNA:
- the PHLDB1 gene encoding pleckstrin homology-like domain family B member 1 isoform X5 translates to MDTLNRNQVGPGCKTPALVQKGPLDLIETGKGLKVQTDKPHLVSLGSGRLSTAITLLPLEEGRTVIGSAARDISLQGPGLAPEHCYIENLRGTLTLYPCGNACTIDGLPVRQPTRLTQGCMLCLGQSTFLRFNHPAEAKWMKSMIPAGGRAPGPHYGPGPESESLVNGNHTPQPATRGPSACGSHSSLVSSIEKDLQEIMDSLVLEEPGAAGKKPAATSPLSPMANGGRYLLSPPTSPGAMSVGSSYENTSPAFSPLSSPASSGSCASHSPSGQEPAPSLPPLVPARSSSYHLALQPPQSRPSGARPSESPRLGRKGGHERPPSPGLRGLLTDSPAATVLAEARRATESPRPGGQLPVVAISLSEYPASGARGPPTSIPGSPKFQPPVPAPRNKIGTLQDRPPSPFREPPGAERVLTTSPSRQLVGRTFSDGSATRTLQPPESPRLGRRGLDSMRELPPLSPSLSRRALSPMPARTAPDPKLTRDVAESPRSRRWAAHGASPEDFSLTLGARGRRTRSPSPTLGESLAPRKGSFSGRLSPAYSLGSLTGASPRQSPRAQRKLSSGDLRVPITRERKNSITEISDNEDDLLEYHRRQRQERLREQEMERLERQRLETILNLCAEYSRADGEPEAGELPSIGEAAAALALAGRRPSRGLAVGPGAPGRSGEEPGGAAQRLWESVERSDEENLKEECSSTESTQQEHEDAPGAKLQGEVLALEEERAQVLGRVEQLKVRVKELEQQLQESAREAEMERALLQGEREAERALLQKEQKAVDQLQEKLMTLETSIQKERDKERAELAAGRRHLEARQALYAELQTQLDNCPESVREQLQEQLRREAEALETETKLFEDLEFQQLERESRVEEERELAGQGLLRSKAELLRSIAKRKERLAVLDSQAGQIRSQAVQESERLARDKNAALQLLQKEKEKLAMLERRYHSLTGGRPFPKTTSTLKEMEKLLLPAVDLEQWYQELMAGLGTGPAAASPRSSPPPLPAKASRQLQVYRSKMDGEATSPLPRTRSGPLPSSSGSSSSSSQLSVATLGRSPSPKSTLLAQNGTSSLPRNLAATLQDIETKRQLALQQKVESLPAEPLPTDDPAGQQVIEEQRRRLAELKQKAAAEAQCQWEALHGAAPFPTGPAGFPPLMHHSILHHLPASRERGEEGEHAYDTLSLESSDSMETSISTGGNSVCSPDNMSSTSGLDMGKIEEMEKMLKEAHAEKSRLMESREREMELRRQALEEERRRREQVERRLQSESARRQQLVEKEVKMREKQFSQARPLTRYLPIRKEDFDLKTHIESSGHGVDTCLHVVLSSKVCRGYLVKMGGKIKSWKKRWFVFDRLKRTLSYYVDKHETKLKGVIYFQAIEEVYYDHLRSAAKSPNPALTFCVKTHDRLYYMVAPSAEAMRIWMDVIVTGAEGYTQFMN, encoded by the exons GCTGCATGTTGTGCCTGGGTCAGTCCACCTTCCTCCGCTTTAACCACCCAGCTGAAGCCAAGTGGATGAAGAGCATGATCCCGGCAGGGGGCCGGGCCCCTGGCCCCCACTACGGTCCTGGCCCAG AATCCGAAAGCCTGGTGAACGGGAACCACACCCCTCAGCCTGCAACCCGGGGACCCTCCGCCTGTGGCAGCCACAGTTCCCTGGTGAGCTCTATTGAGAAGGACCTGCAGGAAATCATGGACTCACTGGtgctagaggagcctggagctgcTGGCAAGAAGCCTGCCGCCACATCCCCACTGTCACCAATGGCCAATGGCGGGCGCTACCTGCTGTCCCCCCCAACCAGCCCCGGCGCCATGTCTGTGGGCTCCAGCTATGAGAACACCTCTCCGGCCTTCTCTCCACTCTCCTCGCCAGCCAGCAGTGGGAGCTGTGCCAGCCACTCACCCAGCGGGCAGGAACCAGCACCTTCCCTGCCCCCCCTGGTGCCCGCCCGGTCCTCCAGCTACCATCTGGCCCTGCAGCCCCCACAGTCCCGACCGAGCGGCGCTCGCCCCTCCGAGAGCCCCCGGCTGGGCAGGAAGGGGGGTCACGAGAGGCCTCCCAGCCCTGGTCTCCGAGGTCTGCTGACAGACAGCCCTGCAGCTACTGTCCTGGCCGAGGCCCGCAGAGCCACCGAGAGCCCCCGGCCGGGTGGGCAGCTGCCCGTGGTGGCGATCAGCCTTAGTGAATACCCTGCTTCCGGTGCCCGGGGCCCGCCCACCAGCATTCCCGGCAGCCCCAAGTTCCAGCCGCCAGTCCCTGCACCCCGAAATAAGATTGGCACGCTCCAGGACCGCCCTCCCAGCCCTTTCCGGGAGCCGCCAGGCGCTGAGCGGGTGCTGACCACCAGCCCCTCACGCCAGCTGGTGGGCCGAACATTTTCGGATGGCTCAGCCACCCGCACCCTGCAGCCTCCAGAGAGCCCCCGCCTTGGCCGGCGGGGCCTGGACAGCATGAGAGAACTGCCTCCCTTGAGCCCATCTCTGTCCCGCAGGGCTCTCTCCCCCATGCCCGCCCGGACCGCCCCAGATCCCAAACTAACCAGGGACGTGGCAGAGAGCCCCCGCTCCCGGCGCTGGGCAGCCCACGGGGCTTCACCGGAGGACTTCTCCCTGACACTGGGGGCCCGGGGCCGTAGGACACGGAGCCCCTCGCCCACACTCGGGGAGTCCCTAGCACCCCGCAAGGGCAGCTTCAGCGGCAGACTGAGCCCAGCTTACAGTCTGGGCTCCTTGACAGGGGCTTCACCCCGCCAGAGCCCCCGCGCCCAGAGGAAGCTCTCCAGCGGGGACCTGCGGGTGCCCATCACCCGGGAGCGGAAAAACAGCATCACGGAGATCAGTGACAATGAGGATGACCTCCTGGAGTACCACCGGCGGCAGCGCCAAGAGCGGCTTCGGGAGCAGGAGATGGAGAGGCTG GAACGCCAGCGCCTGGAGACCATCCTGAACCTGTGCGCCGAGTACAGCCGGGCAGATGGGGAACCCGAGGCCGGGGAGCTGCCCAGCATAGGGGAGGCAGCCGCAGCCTTGGCCCTGGCCGGCCGGAGGCCCTCACGAGGCCTCGCGGTGGGCCCTGGGGCCCCGGGCCGCAGCGGCGAGGAGCCTGGAGGTGCCGCCCAGCGCCTGTGGGAGAGTGTGGAGCGCTCGGATGAGGAGAATCTCAAGGAGGAATGCAGTAGCACTGAGAGCACCCAGCAGGAG cacGAGGATGCCCCCGGCGCCAAGCTCCAGGGAGAGGTGCTGGCCCTGGAAGAGGAGCGGGCTCAGGTGCTGGGGCGAGTAGAGCAGCTCAAAGTCCGGGTGAAGGAGCTGGAACAGCAGCTGCAGGAGTCGGCCCGAGAG GCTGAAATGGAGCGGGCGCTGctgcagggggagagggaggctgaGCGGGCGCTGCTGCAGAAAGAGCAGAAGGCGGTGGACCAGCTACAGGAGAAGCTGATGACCTTGGAGACGAGCATCCAGAAGGAGAGGGACAAG GAGAGGGCGGAGCTGGCCGCGGGACGGAGGCACCTGGAGGCCCGCCAGGCGCTCTACGCCGAGCTCCAGACGCAGCTCGATAACTGCCCCGAGTCAGTGCGGGAACAGTTACAGGAGCAGCTGAGAAGG GAGGCCGAGGCCCTGGAGACAGAGACGAAGCTCTTCGAGGACTTGGAGTTCCAGCAGCTGGAGCGGGAGAGCCGCGTGGAGGAGGAGCGCGAGCTGGCGGGCCAGGGGCTGCTCCGGAGCAAAGCCGAACTGCTCCGCAGCATCGCCAAGAGGAAG GAGCGCCTGGCAGTCCTGGACAGTCAGGCTGGGCAGATCCGGTCCCAGGCTGTGCAGGAGTCAGAACGCCTTGCCAGAGATAAGAATGCCGCCCTGCAGCTGCTGCAGAAG GAGAAGGAGAAACTGGCTATGCTGGAAAGAAGATACCACTCGCTCACAGGTGGCCGGCCTTTCCCAAAGACCACGTCCACCCTCAAAGAG ATGGAGAAGCTGCTGCTCCCCGCTGTAGACTTAGAGCAGTGGTACCAGGAGCTGATGGCCGGGCTGGGGACGGGCCCTGCTGCCGCCTCCCCTCGCTCCTCCCCCCCGCCTCTGCCCGCCAAAGCTTCCCGCCAGCTGCAG GTTTACCGCTCCAAGATGGATGGCGAGGCCACCAGCCCCCTGCCACGCACCCGCAGTGGGCcgctcccctcctcctctggctcatcttcctcctcctcccagctcagCGTGGCTACCTTGGGCCGCAGCCCCTCACCCAAG AGCACTCTGCTCGCCCAGAATGGCACCAGCAGCCTTCCTCGCAACCTGGCAGCCACCCTGCAGGACATCGAGACCAAGCGCCAGCTGGCCCTGCAGCAGAAGG TCGAGTCGCTTCCTGCCGAGCCCCTCCCAACCGACGACCCAGCAG GGCAGCAGGTGATCGAGGAGCAGCGGCGGCGGCTGGCGGAGCTGAAGCAGAAGGCGGCGGCGGAGGCGCAGTGCCAGTGGGAGGCCCTGCACGGGGCGGCGCCCTTTCCCACTGGGCCCGCGGGCTTCCCCCCGCTCATGCACCACTCCATCCTGCATCACCTGCCGGCCTCGCGGGAGCGAGGCGAGGAGGGTGAGCACGCCTACGACACGCTGAGCCTGGAGAGCTCCGACAGCATGGAGACCAGCATCTCCACGGGGGGCAACTCAGTCTGCTCCCCCGACAACATGTCCAG cacCAGTGGCCTGGACATGGGGAAGATTGAGGAAATGGAGAAGATGCTGAAAGAAGCTCATGCAGAGAAGAGCCGGCTGATGGAGTCGAGG GAACGGGAGATGGAGCTGAGGCggcaggccctggaggaggagcggAGGCGGCGGGAGCAGGTTGAACGGAGGCTGCAGAGCGAGAGCGCCCGGAGGCAGCAGCTCGTGGAGAAGGAGGTCAAGATGCGGGAGAAGCAGTTCTCGCAG GCACGACCCCTGACGCGCTACCTGCCAATCCGGAAGGAAGACTTTGACCTGAAGACCCACATCGAGTCATCAGGCCACGGCGTGGATACCTGTCTGCACGTGGTGCTCAGCAGCAAG GTCTGCCGTGGCTACTTGGTCAAGATGGGCGGCAAGATCAAGTCATGGAAGAAGCGCTGGTTTGTCTTTGACCGGCTCAAGCGCACCCTTTCCTATTACGTGG ACAAGCACGAGACAAAGCTGAAGGGGGTCATCTACTTCCAGGCCATCGAGGAGGTGTACTATGACCACCTTCGCAGTGCCGCCAAG AGCCCGAACCCAGCCCTCACCTTCTGCGTGAAGACTCACGACCGGCTGTACTACATGGTGGCCCCGTCTGCGGAGGCCATGCGCATCTGGATGGATGTCATTGTCACGGGGGCAGAGGGCTACACTCAGTTCATGAATTGA
- the PHLDB1 gene encoding pleckstrin homology-like domain family B member 1 isoform X6 produces MDTLNRNQVGPGCKTPALVQKGPLDLIETGKGLKVQTDKPHLVSLGSGRLSTAITLLPLEEGRTVIGSAARDISLQGPGLAPEHCYIENLRGTLTLYPCGNACTIDGLPVRQPTRLTQGCMLCLGQSTFLRFNHPAEAKWMKSMIPAGGRAPGPHYGPGPESESLVNGNHTPQPATRGPSACGSHSSLVSSIEKDLQEIMDSLVLEEPGAAGKKPAATSPLSPMANGGRYLLSPPTSPGAMSVGSSYENTSPAFSPLSSPASSGSCASHSPSGQEPAPSLPPLVPARSSSYHLALQPPQSRPSGARPSESPRLGRKGGHERPPSPGLRGLLTDSPAATVLAEARRATESPRPGGQLPVVAISLSEYPASGARGPPTSIPGSPKFQPPVPAPRNKIGTLQDRPPSPFREPPGAERVLTTSPSRQLVGRTFSDGSATRTLQPPESPRLGRRGLDSMRELPPLSPSLSRRALSPMPARTAPDPKLTRDVAESPRSRRWAAHGASPEDFSLTLGARGRRTRSPSPTLGESLAPRKGSFSGRLSPAYSLGSLTGASPRQSPRAQRKLSSGDLRVPITRERKNSITEISDNEDDLLEYHRRQRQERLREQEMERLERQRLETILNLCAEYSRADGEPEAGELPSIGEAAAALALAGRRPSRGLAVGPGAPGRSGEEPGGAAQRLWESVERSDEENLKEECSSTESTQQEHEDAPGAKLQGEVLALEEERAQVLGRVEQLKVRVKELEQQLQESAREAEMERALLQGEREAERALLQKEQKAVDQLQEKLMTLETSIQKERDKERAELAAGRRHLEARQALYAELQTQLDNCPESVREQLQEQLRREAEALETETKLFEDLEFQQLERESRVEEERELAGQGLLRSKAELLRSIAKRKERLAVLDSQAGQIRSQAVQESERLARDKNAALQLLQKEKEKLAMLERRYHSLTGGRPFPKTTSTLKEMEKLLLPAVDLEQWYQELMAGLGTGPAAASPRSSPPPLPAKASRQLQVYRSKMDGEATSPLPRTRSGPLPSSSGSSSSSSQLSVATLGRSPSPKSTLLAQNGTSSLPRNLAATLQDIETKRQLALQQKGQQVIEEQRRRLAELKQKAAAEAQCQWEALHGAAPFPTGPAGFPPLMHHSILHHLPASRERGEEGEHAYDTLSLESSDSMETSISTGGNSVCSPDNMSSTSGLDMGKIEEMEKMLKEAHAEKSRLMESREREMELRRQALEEERRRREQVERRLQSESARRQQLVEKEVKMREKQFSQARPLTRYLPIRKEDFDLKTHIESSGHGVDTCLHVVLSSKVCRGYLVKMGGKIKSWKKRWFVFDRLKRTLSYYVDKHETKLKGVIYFQAIEEVYYDHLRSAAKSPNPALTFCVKTHDRLYYMVAPSAEAMRIWMDVIVTGAEGYTQFMN; encoded by the exons GCTGCATGTTGTGCCTGGGTCAGTCCACCTTCCTCCGCTTTAACCACCCAGCTGAAGCCAAGTGGATGAAGAGCATGATCCCGGCAGGGGGCCGGGCCCCTGGCCCCCACTACGGTCCTGGCCCAG AATCCGAAAGCCTGGTGAACGGGAACCACACCCCTCAGCCTGCAACCCGGGGACCCTCCGCCTGTGGCAGCCACAGTTCCCTGGTGAGCTCTATTGAGAAGGACCTGCAGGAAATCATGGACTCACTGGtgctagaggagcctggagctgcTGGCAAGAAGCCTGCCGCCACATCCCCACTGTCACCAATGGCCAATGGCGGGCGCTACCTGCTGTCCCCCCCAACCAGCCCCGGCGCCATGTCTGTGGGCTCCAGCTATGAGAACACCTCTCCGGCCTTCTCTCCACTCTCCTCGCCAGCCAGCAGTGGGAGCTGTGCCAGCCACTCACCCAGCGGGCAGGAACCAGCACCTTCCCTGCCCCCCCTGGTGCCCGCCCGGTCCTCCAGCTACCATCTGGCCCTGCAGCCCCCACAGTCCCGACCGAGCGGCGCTCGCCCCTCCGAGAGCCCCCGGCTGGGCAGGAAGGGGGGTCACGAGAGGCCTCCCAGCCCTGGTCTCCGAGGTCTGCTGACAGACAGCCCTGCAGCTACTGTCCTGGCCGAGGCCCGCAGAGCCACCGAGAGCCCCCGGCCGGGTGGGCAGCTGCCCGTGGTGGCGATCAGCCTTAGTGAATACCCTGCTTCCGGTGCCCGGGGCCCGCCCACCAGCATTCCCGGCAGCCCCAAGTTCCAGCCGCCAGTCCCTGCACCCCGAAATAAGATTGGCACGCTCCAGGACCGCCCTCCCAGCCCTTTCCGGGAGCCGCCAGGCGCTGAGCGGGTGCTGACCACCAGCCCCTCACGCCAGCTGGTGGGCCGAACATTTTCGGATGGCTCAGCCACCCGCACCCTGCAGCCTCCAGAGAGCCCCCGCCTTGGCCGGCGGGGCCTGGACAGCATGAGAGAACTGCCTCCCTTGAGCCCATCTCTGTCCCGCAGGGCTCTCTCCCCCATGCCCGCCCGGACCGCCCCAGATCCCAAACTAACCAGGGACGTGGCAGAGAGCCCCCGCTCCCGGCGCTGGGCAGCCCACGGGGCTTCACCGGAGGACTTCTCCCTGACACTGGGGGCCCGGGGCCGTAGGACACGGAGCCCCTCGCCCACACTCGGGGAGTCCCTAGCACCCCGCAAGGGCAGCTTCAGCGGCAGACTGAGCCCAGCTTACAGTCTGGGCTCCTTGACAGGGGCTTCACCCCGCCAGAGCCCCCGCGCCCAGAGGAAGCTCTCCAGCGGGGACCTGCGGGTGCCCATCACCCGGGAGCGGAAAAACAGCATCACGGAGATCAGTGACAATGAGGATGACCTCCTGGAGTACCACCGGCGGCAGCGCCAAGAGCGGCTTCGGGAGCAGGAGATGGAGAGGCTG GAACGCCAGCGCCTGGAGACCATCCTGAACCTGTGCGCCGAGTACAGCCGGGCAGATGGGGAACCCGAGGCCGGGGAGCTGCCCAGCATAGGGGAGGCAGCCGCAGCCTTGGCCCTGGCCGGCCGGAGGCCCTCACGAGGCCTCGCGGTGGGCCCTGGGGCCCCGGGCCGCAGCGGCGAGGAGCCTGGAGGTGCCGCCCAGCGCCTGTGGGAGAGTGTGGAGCGCTCGGATGAGGAGAATCTCAAGGAGGAATGCAGTAGCACTGAGAGCACCCAGCAGGAG cacGAGGATGCCCCCGGCGCCAAGCTCCAGGGAGAGGTGCTGGCCCTGGAAGAGGAGCGGGCTCAGGTGCTGGGGCGAGTAGAGCAGCTCAAAGTCCGGGTGAAGGAGCTGGAACAGCAGCTGCAGGAGTCGGCCCGAGAG GCTGAAATGGAGCGGGCGCTGctgcagggggagagggaggctgaGCGGGCGCTGCTGCAGAAAGAGCAGAAGGCGGTGGACCAGCTACAGGAGAAGCTGATGACCTTGGAGACGAGCATCCAGAAGGAGAGGGACAAG GAGAGGGCGGAGCTGGCCGCGGGACGGAGGCACCTGGAGGCCCGCCAGGCGCTCTACGCCGAGCTCCAGACGCAGCTCGATAACTGCCCCGAGTCAGTGCGGGAACAGTTACAGGAGCAGCTGAGAAGG GAGGCCGAGGCCCTGGAGACAGAGACGAAGCTCTTCGAGGACTTGGAGTTCCAGCAGCTGGAGCGGGAGAGCCGCGTGGAGGAGGAGCGCGAGCTGGCGGGCCAGGGGCTGCTCCGGAGCAAAGCCGAACTGCTCCGCAGCATCGCCAAGAGGAAG GAGCGCCTGGCAGTCCTGGACAGTCAGGCTGGGCAGATCCGGTCCCAGGCTGTGCAGGAGTCAGAACGCCTTGCCAGAGATAAGAATGCCGCCCTGCAGCTGCTGCAGAAG GAGAAGGAGAAACTGGCTATGCTGGAAAGAAGATACCACTCGCTCACAGGTGGCCGGCCTTTCCCAAAGACCACGTCCACCCTCAAAGAG ATGGAGAAGCTGCTGCTCCCCGCTGTAGACTTAGAGCAGTGGTACCAGGAGCTGATGGCCGGGCTGGGGACGGGCCCTGCTGCCGCCTCCCCTCGCTCCTCCCCCCCGCCTCTGCCCGCCAAAGCTTCCCGCCAGCTGCAG GTTTACCGCTCCAAGATGGATGGCGAGGCCACCAGCCCCCTGCCACGCACCCGCAGTGGGCcgctcccctcctcctctggctcatcttcctcctcctcccagctcagCGTGGCTACCTTGGGCCGCAGCCCCTCACCCAAG AGCACTCTGCTCGCCCAGAATGGCACCAGCAGCCTTCCTCGCAACCTGGCAGCCACCCTGCAGGACATCGAGACCAAGCGCCAGCTGGCCCTGCAGCAGAAGG GGCAGCAGGTGATCGAGGAGCAGCGGCGGCGGCTGGCGGAGCTGAAGCAGAAGGCGGCGGCGGAGGCGCAGTGCCAGTGGGAGGCCCTGCACGGGGCGGCGCCCTTTCCCACTGGGCCCGCGGGCTTCCCCCCGCTCATGCACCACTCCATCCTGCATCACCTGCCGGCCTCGCGGGAGCGAGGCGAGGAGGGTGAGCACGCCTACGACACGCTGAGCCTGGAGAGCTCCGACAGCATGGAGACCAGCATCTCCACGGGGGGCAACTCAGTCTGCTCCCCCGACAACATGTCCAG cacCAGTGGCCTGGACATGGGGAAGATTGAGGAAATGGAGAAGATGCTGAAAGAAGCTCATGCAGAGAAGAGCCGGCTGATGGAGTCGAGG GAACGGGAGATGGAGCTGAGGCggcaggccctggaggaggagcggAGGCGGCGGGAGCAGGTTGAACGGAGGCTGCAGAGCGAGAGCGCCCGGAGGCAGCAGCTCGTGGAGAAGGAGGTCAAGATGCGGGAGAAGCAGTTCTCGCAG GCACGACCCCTGACGCGCTACCTGCCAATCCGGAAGGAAGACTTTGACCTGAAGACCCACATCGAGTCATCAGGCCACGGCGTGGATACCTGTCTGCACGTGGTGCTCAGCAGCAAG GTCTGCCGTGGCTACTTGGTCAAGATGGGCGGCAAGATCAAGTCATGGAAGAAGCGCTGGTTTGTCTTTGACCGGCTCAAGCGCACCCTTTCCTATTACGTGG ACAAGCACGAGACAAAGCTGAAGGGGGTCATCTACTTCCAGGCCATCGAGGAGGTGTACTATGACCACCTTCGCAGTGCCGCCAAG AGCCCGAACCCAGCCCTCACCTTCTGCGTGAAGACTCACGACCGGCTGTACTACATGGTGGCCCCGTCTGCGGAGGCCATGCGCATCTGGATGGATGTCATTGTCACGGGGGCAGAGGGCTACACTCAGTTCATGAATTGA